A genomic stretch from uncultured Cohaesibacter sp. includes:
- a CDS encoding penicillin-binding protein 2, which yields MVDTSSEFNIASSIDHRFDFEGANKARSRATHGRILMAMAVFSLCFMAMFARLIMLGIDSPAMAQMGSVQSAIATVRPDLVDRNGEILATDIKTASIYAEPNRIIDVEEALDAITGVFPDLDSQSLRRRLSNKKLGFTWIKREVTPRQQQAIHEKGIPGLGYKSENKRFYPAGPTASHILGIVNVDNVGIAGMEKYIDSSGLAKADGGPSGGAMDPDPVRLSIDLRVQHALRDELYKSMTKFKAIAAAGVVLDVKDGEVLGMVSLPDFDPNNPVNVNKPDRLNRMTAGVYEMGSVFKTMTMAMALDSGSVHLNDSFDARQPIRVRGSTISDFHAKKRILSVPEIYIYSSNVGSAKMALKVGKEKHRAFLRKAHLLDRVRTELPETAAPVYPSSKRWTDLSTMTISFGHGLQVTPLQFAASAAALVNGGYYVKPTFLKMGDKEKANIDHSDRIVSEQTSAEVRYLMRLNAVKGSGRRSRVDGYLVGGKTGTAEKVVDGKYDSHKLRNSFLAAFPIDNPRYIVLVMLDEPKGLKETYGYATAGVNTAPTAGAVIRRVGSILGVKPRFGQKIVPTVEASF from the coding sequence ATGGTTGATACTTCAAGCGAATTCAACATAGCAAGTTCGATCGATCACCGCTTCGATTTCGAAGGTGCGAACAAAGCGCGCTCGCGGGCTACGCATGGTCGTATCCTGATGGCCATGGCTGTTTTCAGTCTGTGCTTCATGGCGATGTTTGCCCGTCTTATCATGCTCGGGATTGATAGTCCCGCCATGGCGCAGATGGGCTCTGTCCAGAGTGCTATCGCCACTGTGCGTCCGGATCTGGTTGACCGCAACGGGGAAATTCTGGCGACGGATATCAAGACGGCTTCCATTTACGCCGAACCCAACCGCATCATTGACGTGGAAGAAGCGCTTGATGCGATCACCGGTGTGTTCCCGGATCTGGATTCCCAATCCCTGCGTCGACGCCTTTCCAACAAGAAACTGGGCTTTACCTGGATCAAGCGAGAGGTTACGCCCAGACAGCAGCAGGCCATACACGAAAAGGGTATTCCGGGGCTGGGATACAAGAGCGAGAACAAACGCTTTTATCCGGCGGGGCCAACAGCCTCCCATATTCTGGGGATCGTTAATGTCGATAATGTCGGCATTGCCGGCATGGAGAAATATATCGACTCCTCAGGACTGGCGAAGGCAGATGGCGGGCCGTCCGGTGGCGCGATGGATCCTGATCCGGTCAGGCTTTCCATCGACCTGCGTGTCCAGCATGCTTTGCGTGATGAATTGTACAAGAGCATGACCAAGTTCAAGGCGATTGCCGCCGCTGGTGTCGTTCTGGATGTCAAGGATGGCGAAGTGCTGGGTATGGTTTCCTTGCCTGACTTTGATCCCAACAATCCTGTCAATGTCAACAAGCCGGATCGTCTGAACCGCATGACCGCAGGGGTCTATGAGATGGGATCCGTCTTCAAGACCATGACCATGGCTATGGCTCTGGATTCCGGTTCGGTTCATCTCAATGACAGCTTTGATGCGCGCCAGCCGATCCGTGTGCGTGGCAGCACCATCAGCGACTTTCATGCGAAAAAGCGGATCCTGTCGGTTCCGGAAATCTATATCTACTCGTCCAACGTCGGGTCTGCCAAAATGGCGCTCAAGGTTGGCAAGGAAAAACATCGGGCTTTCCTGCGCAAGGCGCATTTGCTGGACCGCGTCAGAACCGAACTGCCTGAGACGGCAGCGCCGGTCTATCCCTCTTCCAAGCGCTGGACTGATCTTTCCACCATGACCATCAGTTTTGGCCATGGCTTGCAGGTTACGCCTTTGCAATTCGCAGCCTCTGCGGCCGCTCTTGTGAATGGTGGCTATTATGTCAAACCCACTTTCCTCAAGATGGGCGACAAGGAAAAAGCCAACATTGATCACTCAGACCGCATCGTCAGCGAACAAACCAGCGCGGAAGTGCGCTACTTGATGCGCCTGAACGCGGTGAAGGGCTCAGGCAGGCGCAGCCGTGTGGATGGTTATCTCGTTGGAGGCAAAACAGGGACCGCCGAAAAGGTTGTCGATGGCAAATATGATAGCCACAAATTGCGTAACTCATTTCTCGCAGCGTTCCCCATTGACAATCCTCGCTATATTGTTCTGGTTATGCTGGATGAGCCCAAGGGCCTCAAGGAAAC